gggtcacGGCAACTGCCGTACACTCGGATAATATGATTTTCTCAAGCTTTAATCGTTTATGCAAAGTTTTCAATATTATCTGAAAATTTGAAAGATATTGAAATTTATTCATAACGGCATATGAAATAGTTTGTTAAGCCATACTGGTTCAAGGCAGGTTCGTACCTCTACTAGGTCTCTCGCATAATTGTGAGCGGAACTAATTTCAGTACAAATCCAAAACGTAAATAACAAAGCCCATATAAATAGAAGCCCAAGTAATCGTCGGCAATTGCCCACAGAGATCAAAAGTGCTTCAACATCTCCCAGCAAAATTTCTCTCCTAAATGCTTCTACTCCTCTTCACCACTTGATGCCCCTCTACTCTCCCTCACCTTCTCTTCCACCCACCTATGAAACACCACCCGTGCATTCCCCATCCAACACCGACGCAACCCTACCAGCATTGACAAAGTGGTTGAACCTAATTTATTTCATAGAATTTTGAAGGCCAAAAGGATGCATGATGAATAGGGGTTCATTctacatacatagatatatatatatatacacacacacatgcatacgtgtgtgtatacatacatacatacatacatacatatatttataaattataataagtataattttattttctaaaagctTAACTTAAAATACATACCAATCATCAATCAAAATGTGTGCCTGGTCCAGTAATACGGCTCGAACTGCCGATTAATAGTGTGTGGTGTCCAGTCTCCCATGTAATCCCATTCCGGACTCGAGCAGGAGCAGCAGCAGCCGTTGTCCCTTCATTTCTTCAAATCCATGGCGTCTTCCATTCCAATCCAAACCCAAAACCCTGTCCTTGGCCGCCCCTCCTTCCTGCGCAAAAACCGCAATTCCTCAATCCCCAGCAGGCCCATCACCACCACGATTACACCCTCCGCCAAGCTCCAGCTCTCCGAGATCCTGGGCGGCCGCGGCCTCTGCAACGGCGAACAGGGCCTCCAGAAGGAGCTCAACCAGAGCCTTGCGCCATCTCCGACCACCCCTCAGCCCCGATCCGGCGGATCCCCTTCCTCGTCACCGTGGGGCTTCGGCGACGACGCCTTCGAGAAGGAGCTGCTCGGCCTCACCGGCGGCTTCCCCGGCGGCGAGAAGGGCCTCAAGAAGTTCATCGAGGAGAACCCACCCATCGCCGGCAGGGAGGAGGCGGGGATTGTGTTCTCCGGCTCGAAGCCGAAGCCGCCGGAGCTGCCGCTCTTGCTGCCAGGGATGATCGTGATCGTGAAGAACCCCAAGAACCCGTTGTACATGTTCTGCGGCATCGTCCAGAGGGTCACGGATGGGAAGGTTGGGGTCTTATTCGAGGGCGGCAATTGGGACAAGCTCGTCACTTTCCGGCTGGACGAGCTCGAGCGCAGGGACAAGGGACCTCCCATGGTCAATCCCAAGTCCGCCGTCCTGGAAGCCATTGTTCAGAAGTCGGTCTGACAGGGTAAGCTCGTAGCATTTCATAATGACCAAAAAAAAGATACCATATTGTAGAGAATTTGACAATCTGGTTAATTATGCATGAAGACTATATAAAAACAATAAATCCAAATATTTGGTCTGAAGCTTGCACTGAATTTTAAGTTTGGATCGGACCTTGAGTCTGTCAACGACAGGGAATCTTGTTGGTAAAATTAGTGTATATATGGACAGGACCTTGAGTATGTGAGAGATATTTTATATGCCAGAACCTTATAAACTTTGTTTATTTTATATGCCAGAACCTTATAAACTTTGTTAAATTTTATCAATACCATCCCAGTTCTTTTGTGCTTCACTAGTGCATATTTCCCAAGTCTATGTGATCAAATTTTATAGCAACTTGCATATGTTTTTCCATTATCCTAGGCGGCTGTTGGATTGTTCTTGCAGTTTTACACCTCTAGGAGCTAAAGATTAGAAGCAAATTGCAATTGGGATGTATTAGCGGGGCATTCTATAAGAGTTTATATTAGAAAACTATCAATCTAATGTTTTCTGTCATATTGTTAAGCAGTAAGACATCCTAGGATTGCTTTCTTGGTTATGTCATGGGGAACTGAACGCAACTAATTCAGAAGCAGGATTATTAAACTCATCATGGTCATGTTTCAGTGCAGAGGTTGCAGATGTCttaaattttttctattttttgagttattttgagctGTTTAATTCCAATAGAGGGTTTACCTAAAGCTGTCTTAGGATTCTTCTTGGGAGTTTTGAAGGTTGCAGGCTTGGTTCAAATACAGAACTTTATTCCAACTTGAAGATCAGACCCTCTGCAAGTGCTTAACCTTCCGAATTATGTaatcccttaattaatcatcatGGAAAGATTAATTTTTCATTCAGCTTAATGTATAAACCTCATTCAGGTTAATGAAAAATCAAATACAAAACTATTACAAGTAAACAACAATTTCATTCAGGTTAATGAATAAACCTCATGGGTAGCTTATTTCAAGCATCTTATGGACATACATTatcttttaaatataaaaatctgTGCTTCTACATTAAGAACTGCTTCCTCCATTATTCTAGTAGTTGACAGAAGATGCCGATGGTTCATTAATTTGTAGTTGTGTAGTAGGTTGAGTCTATGGGCATTTAAAAGGACTCGAGCCATTTTGAGATTTAAGATTACTTGACATTTTTTAAGCAAATCAACACTAGTATTAGTTTGGTCGTTTGCtataatcttttattttcactTTGACA
This is a stretch of genomic DNA from Phoenix dactylifera cultivar Barhee BC4 chromosome 9, palm_55x_up_171113_PBpolish2nd_filt_p, whole genome shotgun sequence. It encodes these proteins:
- the LOC103696564 gene encoding NAD(P)H-quinone oxidoreductase subunit S, chloroplastic, which translates into the protein MASSIPIQTQNPVLGRPSFLRKNRNSSIPSRPITTTITPSAKLQLSEILGGRGLCNGEQGLQKELNQSLAPSPTTPQPRSGGSPSSSPWGFGDDAFEKELLGLTGGFPGGEKGLKKFIEENPPIAGREEAGIVFSGSKPKPPELPLLLPGMIVIVKNPKNPLYMFCGIVQRVTDGKVGVLFEGGNWDKLVTFRLDELERRDKGPPMVNPKSAVLEAIVQKSV